In one Oscillospiraceae bacterium genomic region, the following are encoded:
- a CDS encoding fructose-bisphosphate aldolase, giving the protein MAQTAQRMNHIFQPDGKTFIMAMDHGSNFNVLPAMKNPGKLIREIAAAGADAYLSTIGMADKFQADFLGKGIILRAEGGVSFLGDHSKPMQIVADAEDALRLGADAVITMSFPGSKFENEILSNMARVALDCHKWGLPVLAEALPRGFEPADDARTPENITFACRQSVELGADMVKTNYTGDQKSFAELCESVYAPVVILGGAKKVPERELLQEIKEALEAGAAGVAMGRNIWGNDDPVHYAAAIAKLIHENCSVDAALKEMGKA; this is encoded by the coding sequence ATGGCACAGACCGCACAGCGTATGAACCACATTTTCCAGCCCGACGGCAAGACTTTTATCATGGCCATGGATCACGGCTCCAACTTCAACGTCCTCCCCGCCATGAAGAACCCCGGCAAGCTGATCCGTGAGATCGCCGCCGCCGGCGCAGACGCCTACCTGTCCACCATCGGCATGGCCGACAAGTTTCAGGCCGATTTCCTGGGCAAGGGCATCATCCTGCGCGCCGAGGGCGGCGTGTCCTTCCTGGGCGACCACTCCAAGCCCATGCAGATCGTGGCCGACGCCGAGGACGCCCTGCGCCTGGGCGCCGACGCCGTCATCACCATGAGCTTCCCCGGCAGCAAGTTCGAGAATGAGATCCTCTCCAACATGGCCCGCGTGGCCCTGGACTGCCACAAGTGGGGCCTGCCCGTGCTGGCCGAGGCCCTCCCCCGCGGCTTTGAGCCCGCCGACGACGCCCGCACCCCCGAGAACATCACCTTCGCCTGCCGCCAGAGCGTCGAGCTGGGCGCCGACATGGTCAAGACCAACTACACCGGCGACCAGAAGTCCTTCGCCGAGCTCTGCGAGAGCGTCTACGCCCCCGTCGTCATCCTCGGCGGCGCCAAGAAGGTCCCCGAGCGCGAGCTGCTCCAGGAGATCAAGGAAGCCCTCGAGGCCGGCGCCGCAGGCGTCGCCATGGGCCGCAACATCTGGGGCAACGACGACCCCGTCCATTACGCCGCCGCCATCGCCAAGCTCATCCACGAGAACTGCTCC